The Bos indicus isolate NIAB-ARS_2022 breed Sahiwal x Tharparkar chromosome X, NIAB-ARS_B.indTharparkar_mat_pri_1.0, whole genome shotgun sequence genome has a window encoding:
- the HCCS gene encoding holocytochrome c-type synthase, translated as MGLSASAPAASTVQTSTPAASDHQTAAPTSGCPMHEGKVKGCPVSAEPSDSTCGSKTNSVPAHQERAYEYVQCPITGAKAANKENLDPSNLMPPPNQTPAPDQPFPLSTVREESSIPRADSDKKWVYPSEQMFWNAMLRKGWKWKDEDISQKDMYNIIRIHNQNNEQAWKEILKWEALHAAECPCGPSLIRFGGKAKEYSPRARIRSWMGYELPFDRHDWIINRCGTEVRYVIDYYDGGEVNQDYQFTILDVRPALDSLSAVWDRMKVAWWRWTS; from the exons ATGGGCTTGTCTGCATCTGCCCCTGCTGCTTCTACAGTTCAGACCTCTACCCCTGCAGCTTCAGATCATCAGACAGCAGCCCCAACGTCTGGATGCCCAATGCACGAAGGGAAAGTGAAAG GCTGTCCAGTGAGTGCCGAGCCGTCGGACTCAACCTGTGGGAGCAAAACGAACTCTGTGCCTGCGCACCAGGAGCGCGCCTACGAGTACGTGCAGTGTCCCATCACCGGCGCCAAGGCCGCGAATAAGGAGAACCTGGATCCTTCTAACCTG ATGCCACCTCCTAATCAGACACCAGCCCCCGACCAGCCGTTTCCACTATCTACTGTGAGAGAGGAATCGTCTATTCCGAGGGCAGATTCAGATAAAAAGTGGGTTTATCCTTCTGAACAGATGTTCTGGAATGCGATGTTAAGAAAAGG GTGGAAATGGAAGGATGAGGATATTAGTCAGAaagacatgtataatatcattagGATTCACAACCAGAATAATGAGCAAGCTTGGAAGGAGATTTTGAAATGGGAAGCCCTTCACGCTGC TGAGTGTCCTTGTGGTCCATCCCTGATCCGGTTTGGAGGCAAAGCAAAAGAGTATTCGCCACGGGCAAGAATTCGCTCCTGGATGGG GTACGAGCTGCCTTTCGACAGGCACGACTGGATCATCAACCGTTGCGGGACGGAAGTGAGATATGTCATTGACTACTACGACGGGGGTGAGGTCAACCAAGACTACCAGTTCACCATCCTGGACGTGCGGCCCGCGTTGGATTCGCTGTCGGCCGTATGGGACCGGATGAAGGTGGCCTGGTGGCGCTGGACTTCCTAA